The Garra rufa chromosome 20, GarRuf1.0, whole genome shotgun sequence genome contains the following window.
GCTTTATGATGAGGAGTTGCCCAGAGCAGAGGTTTTGTTCTTGTACTTCGCTGCCATTTGCTGTAATCCTTGAAAAATATAAGGTTTTAGTCAAACTAAACACATTAAACATTATTCATTATCTGTTACAAAGAGCTACGCTATTATATTAACATTACAACACGTAAACGCAGTCAGTCATACCATGGAATGAAAGTTATGCATATCTTGAcccataatgttttttttttaattcagaccCGTCGACAACAAATTTACCGAGAGTCTTTTCACAAGTTTGCCATAGCAACCGGAGACACACGGCTGAGTACAACGTACTTCGACTGCCATCTAGTGGACATACTGAGCATGCGCAAAACTTGTTttcttgtttaattattattttatgggATTACATCCAAATAAGTGAATAAAGAATTCAATTATGCAATTACCCAGTTCTTTATTAGGAACTTAATGAGTATAATTAATGTTTATATTGTTGGTTTGAGCTGGTTATGTTTTattactgaactgaataagatatttcacataaaatatgtttacatacagtccacaagagaaaataatagttgaatttataaaaatgaacctttTCATAAGAtacatacttgattcttaatattgtgttgttacctgaatgatccacagctgttttttttttgtgcttgtttgtttagtgatagttgctcatgagtcccttgtttgccctgaactgcccgctgttcttcagaaaaaaaatctttcaggtcccagtTTAGTTTTTCAgcttttctgtgtatttgaactctttccaacaatgactgtatgattttgagatccatcttttcacactgaggacaactgagggactcatatgcaactattacagaaagttcaaacactcgctgatgctttagaaggagggggtgaaaacttttgaacagaatgaagatgtgtagctatatttctcttattttgactaaatatcacctttttttttatttagtactggccttcagaagctatagaagatacttacatgttttccaaaaGAAGTTAGATATACTGATTTTCAAATTAAAAAGGTTTTcacgtttgaatcttctgtaatagttgaatatgagtcgctcagttgtcctcagtgtaaaaagatggatctccaaatcatacagtcattgttggaaagggttaaaatacacacaaatgctgaaaaaccaaagaatctgtggtcaagtgtatgtaaaattctgaacagggtaattttttataagttcaactattattttcttttgtggactatatgtaaacgtcttctatgtgaagtatcttgttcaggtcagtactaaataaaaaataacatgcattttgtatgatccctcttaatttggtaaaataattaccattttgcagattctgcaaggtgtatgtaaacttttgacttcaactgttaaGTAATTAAAACGTAATATAAGTGATTAAATAATTGCAAACTATACTAATTTTCAAAACACTTTTATTGCTGGCATTTTTGCATTATAAGATGCATATTTATAGAAGAGAAGGTTATACAAAAAGGTCTATATCCAGTGGCACATTTACAATGCAAAcagtaaatataaaatgtattataaatagcaTATAGCAATGATTTAAATATCCAACTTTATCATCAAAATATTAACATTAGGAATTATATTACTTTGTATAATGAATAGCAGTGCATTTTTACTGCATGATTCCTCACATAAAGGTGGTCTTAATATTATGTAATCGTCAATATACAAATGCATATACAACCTACACAGCACAAGAAAGATAAACAATTTCTGAATAACATATGGAATAGCCCAGTGTTTTAAGATTGTTATTATGGCACCATCAAACTAGATCAGTTTCGTGATCACTGCAAATAGTAAAATCTTAACATTTTACTGAAAATAACACAGTATGTAGTGATCACATAGCTGCAGATTGTTCTGGATGAGGTTTTGATTGGCAGGTTCAGTGTTGATTACATCATGCCGTGTTGTTGTTGATGTCCATGCGGCTGATGAGCTCTGTGACGAGCGCCTGCAGCGTCTCTGAACGCATTTTGCTCACTTCCAGCACAGCTTCATGATTGACAGACTCGTTGTCCTCATAGCTTTTCACCACTTTGTTAGTGATGAGTGAGAGACCAAAGACTTTCATGCCACAATGACTGGCGACCAACACTTCCGGTGCAGTACTCATTCCTTTAAAGGCAAATTAgacataaattttaaataaaatgcaacaaGACATACTATTTCTATACAATAAAAGGTGTGTATCAGCCTAGCAATGTGTGTTGCTAAATTACATCATTAGTCAAAGTTACAgactaagaatttttttttttgaaaagcttaAGAGAAAATTCTGCCATGAATTACTCTTGTTCCAATCCCTTAAAaccttctttcatcttcggaacacatataaagatatttttgatgaaatccaagagcttagtgaccctgcatagactgcaacacACAtggcacgttcaaggcccagaaagatagtaaggacattgataaaatagtccatattaaataaagtcattatttttgttttctttgtattctcacagcttcataacattatggttgaaccactgatgtcacatggactaagaATTTTGACGTTTTATCTCATTATTTTgagtttaaaagtcataatttcgacatactttgactttttatcttattatAACTTAAGTATgtcaatttaaattttaaaatctcaattatgacttaagtatgccataatttatacttttaaagtcataattttgaatttatctcataataaactttaaaagtcataatttcaacatacttcaactttatctcataattataacttaagtatgtcataatttcgacttttaaagtcataatttcgacacttccactttttatctcataactataacttatgttataattttgacttttaaagtcataatttcgacactttgactttatatctcataataacttaagtatgtcataatttcgacttttaaagtcataatttcgacactttgactttatctcataattataacttaagtatgtcatgatttcaacttttaaagtcataatttcaacttaagTATTTATAACTTAAGTATGTCATGatttcgacttttaaagtcataatctCGTCACttcgactttatctcataattataacttaagtatgtcataatttcgacttttaaagtcataatttcgacacttccactttatctcataattataaattaagtatgtcatgatttcaacttttaaagtcataatttcaacttaagTATTTataacttaagtatgtcataattacgacttttaaagtcataatctCGTCACttcgactttatctcataattataacttaagtATATCATGatttcgacttttaaagtcataatttcgacacttcgactttatctcataattataacttaagtATATCATGatttcgacttttaaagtcataatttcgacacttccactttatctcataattataaattaagtaagtcataatttcgacatactttgactttttatctcataattataacttaagtttgtcaatttaaattgtaaaatctcaattatgacttaagtatgccatcatttcgacttttaaagtcataatttcgacactTTGACTTTCTCATTATTataacttaagtatgtcataatttcgacttttaaaatcataatttcgacacttcgactttatctcataattgtaacttGTCTGTCATGAgttcgacttttaaagtcataatttcgacacttccactttttatctcataattttaacttaagtatgtcatgattttaacttttaaagtcttaattttgacatacttcgactttttttctcataattaaaaCTTAAGTAtgttataattttaacttttaaagtcataatttcgacacttcaactatctcataattataacttaaaggttgtatcagcgatttctagcctaaaacataaagtgtcaatttcagctgacctttcttcacgatccgctcgctgcttgccccataaattgtctgtgaaaaaaacgcgtctctctggtcagcctagggtccgagatatgccaaaaaaacaatcggcactacgaacctttccacagataaacaaacagtgttccaaccaatcagcgtcaggggtttggtgttgtggactttcctactggtgcagggatgtgagggaggcggagcgaaagtccacaacaccaaacccctgacgctgattggttggaacactgtttgtttatctgtggaaaggttggtagtgccgattgtttttttggcatatctcggaccctaggctgaccagagagacgcgtttttttcacagacaatttatggggcaagcagcgagcggatcatgatgaaaggtcagctgaatttgacactttatgtttcaggctagaaatcgctgatacaacctttaagtaagtCATAATAGCGACATacttcgactttttatctcataattataacttaagtatgtcataatttcgacttttaaagtcaaaatttcaacacTTCCACTTTATATATCATAATAACTTAAGTAtgttataatttcgacttttaaagtcataattttgactttctatcTCATAGTTTCAACTTtagaagtcataattttgactttttatttcgcaattaggactcaagtcataatttcgacttttaaagtcataatttcgacatactttgactttttatctcataattataacttaagtatgtcataatttccagttttgaagtcataattttatctcagaattttgactttatctcaattTCAGCTTtttgtaagtcataattttgatttttatcTCATTAATtctactttttatctcgtaattatgacttaagtaagtcataatttagacttctaataattatgacttttaagtcattattttgaCTTATAATTACGACTATTAAATTTATAATTCGTAATtattaagtatgtcataattttgactttttaaggcattcatttttttcttacctggcagaaataggcttccatattTTTGCATGTGAAAGCATTGCAATTTCAAAGTTTATGTGCATCACAAGATAATTTTTTTTGACAGAATCATAATCATAAGACCAGAAATAACCAATTGGgggaaaaaattataaattaattacaataaaaagCACAACAGATAAATTAGACATTCATTTCCTGCTATACTGCATTCATTTCCTAGTTGTAGATATTTTCTAATGTATGCTGAAACAGATGATCACTATTTCTTACCTTTTAATAAAAGTTTCATGCAGATCTCAAATTGCGTATATACGGCATACAGTATGAGATCTGCAAATGGGTCAGGCTTGAGTTCTGCCACAGTATCGGTAACATGTGAGCACCATCACTATAGGTATTATTATCAATGTCTTTACTTCCCtcctgggccttgaacgtttcagttgtgctgctgtctatgcagggtcagaaagctctcgtatttcatcaaaaatgtctaaatttgtgttctgaagatgaacaaaagacttacaggtttggaatgacttgagggtgagtaattaatgacagaattttcatttttgtgtgaattatcTTTTAAAATGCCCATTCAAAAGCATTTTAAATATTTGGATTACATACAAACGGTGTTGATCTTACCAACTGCATCCACTCCCAGTTTGTGCAGAAGGCGGGCCTCAGCTATGCTCTCGAAGTTGGGTCCTCCCACCATGCAGTAGACGCCTTCTTGGACATACTGGGAGACACCCATGCTCTTACAGATGTTGAACGCCATCTTCCGCAGGCCTTTGTCATAGACCCCAGACATGGGTGGAAATCGAGGACCAAACCTTGACAGTGTCCGATAAATGATTACATTCCTAATACAGGTGATTCTAATGAATGAACACTTTCTTAACTCACTTCAACATGTACATAGATACTCACTTATCATCATTAGGGCCATTGAGAGGGTTCAGTCCAGCAAGTCCAGGGAAGTTAATGTGGTCACGTATGATCATAATATCACCGCAGCTATAACTGTCCGCTAATGAACCTGCAGCATTAGTGACAATCAAGGTTTCGACACCCAGGAGCTTGAACACTCTCACTGGAAAAGTGACCTGCGGAACACAAGTACAAATTATGTGTAACTGTTAATCCATTTTCAACATCCAGCACCTTTGTAATAAACCTATAAAAGCTTGTGGTTGTACTGTACACGCATACTACCAATAAGCCTGTCTAATCTATCCCTGTGTTATATAAACCACACAAAGGTTTTGATGAATAGTTCATTGTCCTCTGATATGCAGCATGTGACTTAAATCAGCATGACCAGGATGGAGTGAATATACTGTGCGGGCATCCAAAAAAAGTAAAAGGAATCTTCTTATTCAATGATTTTAGACTGCAGCATGACACCATGAATAGAAGAGTGTTTTGAAATTACTTTTGGAATGCAATATAATTTGGTTATATAATATAATTCTATTTGCAACACGTGATTAAAGATTTTAACCTGAGTCATTAAGCAAATAAAGCCTGATGGGACACACTGTGTTAGCTCAAGATAGACGCAAGGTGAACTGAGGTCAAACTGAACTTgcgtgaaaaatgtaaaaaatgtacaatATCGTTTAAAAGTTTAGGTGTCAGTAAGAAATTAATAAAGTAATTTTATTCACATTGAACtgattaaaagtgatagtaaaacatataatgttacaaaaaatatttatattttaaataaatgctgtttctcaAAACAATACGAAGCATCataactgataataataataagaaatgtttcttgaggattcatttagcatattagaatgatttgtgaaggatcatgtgatgttgaagactggaataatggctgttgaaaattcaactttgaaataacatttcatttttaaaacgtattatttatacatcatctgaaagatgaataaatacgcAAAAAATGagcgttccattgatgtatggtttgttagcataggacaatatttggccgagatacaactatttgaatatctgaaacctgaaagtgcaaaaaaaatcaaaatagtgagaaaatcgcctttaaagtagtccaaattcagttcttagtaatgcatattactaatcccaaatttaattttgatacatttacagtaggaaatttacaaaatattttcatggaacatgatctttacttaatatatgaatgatttttgccataaaagatgaaatcgataattttgacccagtgtatttttggctattgctacaaatgtgctgcttaagactggttttgtggttcagggtcacatattaaaatagaaaatagttatttcaaattgtaatatttcacaatattaccatttctactgtaaacaaaaaaaaaaaaaaacatcttgggAAAACCAAACGTTTGAGTGATGAtttctgggggaaaaaagtgTGGTACGTAATGTGATTGGTTTAAAAAGGACAAACCTTGCTTAATGAGTGTCCCTCATACATGTGGAATCGGCCCTGCATGCACACACAGGTATTCCCTTTAAGCTCC
Protein-coding sequences here:
- the pnp4a gene encoding purine nucleoside phosphorylase 4a; protein product: MHSKDQICHEDYQKTADWLLSQTQHRPKVAIICGSGLGMLADALKCQDSYKYSDIPGFPQSTVKGHAGRLVFGELKGNTCVCMQGRFHMYEGHSLSKVTFPVRVFKLLGVETLIVTNAAGSLADSYSCGDIMIIRDHINFPGLAGLNPLNGPNDDKFGPRFPPMSGVYDKGLRKMAFNICKSMGVSQYVQEGVYCMVGGPNFESIAEARLLHKLGVDAVGMSTAPEVLVASHCGMKVFGLSLITNKVVKSYEDNESVNHEAVLEVSKMRSETLQALVTELISRMDINNNTA